The following proteins are encoded in a genomic region of Maledivibacter sp.:
- a CDS encoding NAD(P)/FAD-dependent oxidoreductase: MYDIAIVGAGVIGAFIARELSRYDLRVVLIEKDGDVANGITKANTAIIHSGYNPRVGTLKARLNRMANPMFERLCEDLDVPFKRIGSLLIAFDDEGMEKVIDRYERGLINNIKDIRILSKDQILELEPLISTNVIGGLYAPSTGIIGPWELTIALVENAVQNGVNLKLESRVKAITNMGECYEIATVKERIRSRYIINCAGLFADEINNMVSSPSFKICPKRGEYFVLDKSGGNLLKHVIFQAQKKSIKGVNVLPTIDGNLLVGPSGDEIDDKTDLRTTMEQLHIIRENAKWTSKMIPFDETIKTFAGLRPKLELYNKNLETGEIEVDDSFGDFIIEESKDAKGFINVAGIKSPGLTASPAIAQHVINIIKDIMGELRPRPMFNPVRERIIRFRDLKDEDKEALIQKDPRYGNVVCRCQRITEGEIVDSIHRKVGATTVDGVKKRVGTTMGRCQGSFCELKIMKILARELKKDIKDIRKNEHGSYIIPHETK; this comes from the coding sequence ATGTATGATATTGCAATTGTTGGGGCTGGTGTTATAGGAGCATTTATTGCAAGGGAGCTATCAAGATATGACCTAAGGGTTGTATTAATTGAAAAGGATGGAGATGTTGCCAATGGCATCACTAAAGCTAACACGGCTATTATTCACAGTGGATATAATCCTAGGGTAGGAACCCTAAAGGCTAGATTAAACCGAATGGCCAATCCGATGTTTGAAAGGTTATGTGAGGATTTAGATGTTCCTTTTAAAAGGATTGGATCATTATTGATAGCATTTGATGATGAGGGAATGGAAAAAGTCATTGACCGCTATGAAAGGGGATTAATAAATAATATTAAGGATATACGCATATTAAGTAAAGATCAGATACTTGAGCTTGAACCACTAATAAGCACAAATGTTATTGGGGGATTGTACGCACCAAGTACAGGTATAATTGGGCCCTGGGAATTAACCATTGCATTGGTTGAAAATGCAGTTCAAAATGGTGTGAATTTAAAATTAGAGAGCAGGGTTAAAGCCATAACTAATATGGGGGAATGCTATGAAATAGCCACCGTTAAGGAAAGGATTAGAAGCAGGTATATAATAAATTGTGCTGGCTTGTTCGCAGACGAAATAAATAATATGGTGTCATCACCATCATTTAAAATTTGTCCTAAAAGGGGAGAGTACTTTGTGCTAGATAAAAGTGGGGGTAATCTATTAAAACATGTTATCTTTCAGGCACAAAAAAAGTCAATAAAGGGGGTAAATGTACTACCTACTATAGATGGAAATTTGTTGGTTGGGCCATCGGGTGATGAAATAGATGATAAAACAGACCTTAGAACCACTATGGAACAGCTACATATTATTAGGGAAAATGCTAAATGGACAAGTAAAATGATTCCCTTCGACGAAACCATCAAAACCTTTGCGGGATTGAGACCTAAACTTGAACTATATAATAAAAACTTAGAAACCGGTGAAATAGAGGTAGATGATTCCTTTGGTGATTTCATCATAGAGGAATCCAAGGATGCTAAGGGATTTATAAATGTTGCAGGAATAAAGTCTCCTGGACTGACGGCATCACCTGCTATTGCACAGCATGTAATTAATATAATAAAGGACATTATGGGAGAATTAAGACCAAGGCCTATGTTTAATCCTGTGCGAGAAAGAATAATACGCTTTAGGGATTTAAAGGATGAAGATAAAGAAGCATTGATTCAAAAAGATCCTAGATATGGGAATGTTGTTTGTAGGTGTCAACGTATAACCGAAGGAGAAATTGTTGATAGTATCCATAGAAAAGTAGGGGCAACTACCGTTGATGGAGTGAAGAAAAGAGTCGGTACGACCATGGGTAGATGTCAAGGAAGCTTTTGTGAACTGAAAATCATGAAAATTCTTGCTAGAGAATTAAAAAAGGATATTAAAGACATAAGAAAAAATGAACATGGTTCGTATATTATACCCCATGAAACAAAATAA
- a CDS encoding metal-dependent hydrolase: MMGRTHYTIGVLYYLLFCMIPIFTVIEFSDFSNMIVCILAAAIGAVFPDADSDHSLINSRNPVFKTSNKVVNHYKQLLKKVFAFIFFSIPAFIIGIYMYRNSRYPIGLLVFVFILLIMSMKGSSIGEKIYIPILTEGLKAINTGASRIKKVFMMLIYFGVGIACIYFGKGNIQALIWGLIFIVIAIFPHRTFLHSPEGLILVTVGVKFLQEKIMIPNISTAFFIGYFSHLYLADIFTNSGIPLSVLPLILKKIRIHDVLKKSKIYMVLYNILDTKLAIPLVKTGSKLGSIIEGIYVFILFVLVFFIMIKNRVL; the protein is encoded by the coding sequence ATGATGGGTAGAACCCACTATACTATTGGTGTTTTATATTATCTTTTATTTTGTATGATACCAATATTTACGGTAATTGAATTCTCAGATTTTAGTAATATGATTGTTTGTATCTTAGCCGCAGCTATAGGAGCGGTATTTCCAGATGCTGATTCAGACCACAGTTTAATAAATAGTAGAAACCCGGTTTTCAAGACCTCTAATAAAGTGGTGAATCATTATAAGCAACTACTAAAAAAGGTTTTTGCTTTCATTTTTTTTAGTATTCCTGCTTTTATTATTGGCATATATATGTATCGAAATAGTAGATACCCAATAGGGCTTTTAGTTTTTGTATTTATATTACTTATAATGTCAATGAAGGGATCTAGTATAGGAGAAAAAATATACATACCTATTTTAACTGAAGGATTAAAGGCAATAAATACCGGGGCATCTAGGATAAAAAAAGTTTTTATGATGTTAATATACTTTGGTGTTGGTATTGCTTGTATTTACTTTGGTAAAGGAAATATACAAGCACTGATATGGGGTCTTATATTTATAGTTATAGCAATATTTCCCCATAGAACCTTTTTACATTCACCGGAAGGTCTTATTTTAGTTACTGTTGGGGTAAAGTTTTTGCAAGAAAAAATAATGATTCCAAATATATCTACAGCTTTTTTTATTGGCTATTTCAGCCATCTATATCTGGCAGATATTTTTACAAATAGTGGGATACCCTTATCTGTATTACCATTGATACTAAAAAAAATAAGGATACATGATGTATTAAAAAAAAGTAAGATATATATGGTATTATATAATATTCTTGATACAAAACTAGCTATACCCTTAGTTAAAACCGGGAGTAAGTTGGGAAGCATAATCGAGGGTATTTATGTTTTTATATTGTTCGTTCTTGTATTTTTTATAATGATAAAGAATAGGGTATTATAA